The following are encoded in a window of Kitasatospora sp. NBC_01250 genomic DNA:
- a CDS encoding TauD/TfdA family dioxygenase, producing MHARLRSAVERHSRRLQLQRGEAFLLDNHRRLHARSAFSGPRQLHRALGDPLAKWNWLPGLPTHQHGARVLTTAPRSALTTAPRIP from the coding sequence GTGCACGCTCGGCTGCGGAGCGCGGTCGAGCGGCATAGTCGGCGGCTCCAGCTTCAACGCGGCGAGGCGTTCCTGCTCGACAACCACCGCCGGCTGCATGCCCGGAGCGCCTTCAGCGGTCCACGACAGCTACACCGTGCGCTCGGCGATCCGCTCGCCAAGTGGAACTGGCTCCCCGGCCTCCCCACGCACCAGCACGGCGCTCGGGTGCTGACCACCGCACCCCGCTCGGCGCTGACGACCGCCCCGCGAATCCCGTAG
- a CDS encoding NADH-ubiquinone oxidoreductase-F iron-sulfur binding region domain-containing protein, with product MSARREPPQVRGLGTARLIAGLDRFQRLDLAAHTRVHPPLPRPARDALLDLAERIDLRGRGGAGFPFARKARATVAAAERTGTRPVIVVNGAEGEPPSAKDRMLLARTPHLVLDGACLAAAAFGAEEIVIGVAAGSPGEHSVPAALDERDLPCPARTVCLPERFVSGESGALIRGINGLAVLPPAVKARGAEGGPAGVGRRPTLLSNAETWAQLAVAARLGPAAYAAVGTGAEPGTVLLTVNRPGAEPLVVEAPSGTRLGEVLEVSGLPPGAGVLVGGYHGGWLDPAAAVGAPLSRAGLAERGGTLGAGAIVALPAATCPLGEITRVAAWLASESAGQCGPCKRGLPDAAEALAALAAGTGGPAVLEDLRRALGGARGGGACSHPDGTARFVLSALDVFARDVEAHVAGPGCGRPVLGLLPLPRDEGASLEVDWSRCAGHGLCGVLAPGLVRLGPHGFPVSTTIPVAPWQDHDARRAVNQCPALALHLRRP from the coding sequence GTGAGCGCCCGACGCGAACCGCCGCAGGTGCGCGGGCTGGGGACGGCCCGGCTGATCGCCGGGCTGGACCGCTTCCAGCGGCTCGACCTGGCCGCGCACACCCGCGTCCACCCCCCGCTCCCCCGGCCCGCCCGGGACGCCCTGCTGGACCTGGCCGAGCGCATCGATCTGCGCGGGCGCGGCGGCGCGGGCTTCCCCTTCGCCCGCAAGGCCCGCGCCACGGTCGCCGCCGCCGAGCGGACCGGCACGCGGCCGGTCATCGTGGTGAACGGCGCGGAGGGCGAGCCGCCGAGCGCCAAGGACCGGATGCTGCTGGCCCGCACTCCGCACCTCGTCCTGGACGGCGCCTGCCTCGCCGCCGCCGCCTTCGGGGCCGAGGAGATCGTGATCGGCGTCGCCGCCGGCAGCCCCGGCGAGCACTCCGTCCCCGCCGCCCTCGACGAGCGCGACCTGCCGTGCCCGGCCCGGACCGTGTGCCTGCCCGAACGCTTCGTCTCCGGCGAGTCCGGCGCACTGATCCGTGGCATCAACGGGCTTGCGGTGCTGCCCCCCGCGGTGAAGGCCCGCGGAGCCGAGGGCGGGCCGGCCGGCGTTGGCCGACGCCCCACGCTGCTGTCCAACGCCGAGACCTGGGCGCAGCTCGCCGTGGCCGCCCGGCTCGGTCCCGCGGCGTACGCCGCGGTCGGCACCGGCGCAGAGCCGGGCACCGTCCTGCTCACCGTCAACCGTCCCGGGGCGGAGCCGCTGGTGGTGGAGGCCCCCAGCGGCACGAGGCTGGGAGAGGTGCTGGAGGTGTCCGGGCTGCCGCCGGGGGCCGGCGTACTGGTGGGCGGCTACCACGGCGGCTGGCTGGACCCGGCGGCCGCCGTCGGCGCACCGCTCTCCCGCGCGGGTCTCGCCGAGCGCGGCGGCACCCTCGGCGCCGGCGCGATCGTCGCGCTCCCCGCCGCCACCTGCCCGCTCGGCGAGATCACCCGGGTCGCGGCCTGGCTGGCGAGCGAGTCGGCCGGGCAGTGCGGACCGTGCAAGCGCGGCCTGCCCGACGCCGCCGAGGCCCTCGCCGCGCTGGCCGCGGGCACCGGCGGGCCCGCGGTGCTGGAGGACCTGCGGCGTGCCCTCGGCGGCGCACGGGGCGGCGGCGCCTGCTCGCACCCCGACGGCACGGCCCGCTTCGTGCTGAGCGCGCTCGACGTCTTCGCCCGGGACGTCGAGGCCCACGTCGCCGGCCCCGGCTGCGGACGCCCGGTCCTCGGCCTGCTGCCGCTCCCCCGCGACGAAGGCGCCAGCCTGGAAGTCGACTGGTCCCGCTGCGCCGGCCACGGACTGTGCGGCGTGCTGGCCCCCGGCCTCGTCCGGCTCGGCCCGCACGGCTTCCCGGTGTCGACCACCATCCCCGTCGCCCCCTGGCAGGACCACGACGCCCGCCGCGCCGTGAACCAGTGCCCCGCCCTCGCCCTGCACCTGCGCCGCCCTTAG
- a CDS encoding ATP-binding protein encodes MSSPRTTWSLGSVPDLTPIPTPDQSSNVLRCDLPVTNEAGQAAREQLKRHFATWLTETGRDNAELVLTELIANAVAASIGAEAILLTARVTAGQLLIEVFDESPGVPCPRLTDDFAEDARGLLLVDALSTAWGWHPAPGGKVVWALPKAGAA; translated from the coding sequence ATGTCGTCACCCCGAACCACCTGGAGTCTGGGCAGTGTCCCCGACCTCACTCCGATCCCGACGCCGGACCAGAGCAGCAATGTGCTGCGCTGCGACCTGCCGGTCACGAACGAGGCCGGCCAGGCCGCCCGAGAGCAGTTGAAGCGGCACTTCGCCACCTGGCTGACGGAGACCGGTCGCGACAACGCCGAACTGGTCCTCACCGAACTCATCGCCAATGCCGTCGCCGCCTCCATCGGGGCGGAGGCCATTCTGCTGACCGCCCGGGTCACGGCGGGCCAACTGCTCATCGAGGTCTTCGACGAATCCCCCGGGGTGCCGTGCCCCCGGCTGACGGACGACTTCGCCGAGGACGCGCGCGGCCTCCTGCTGGTCGACGCGCTCAGCACCGCGTGGGGCTGGCACCCGGCCCCGGGCGGCAAGGTCGTCTGGGCGCTCCCGAAGGCCGGTGCCGCGTGA
- a CDS encoding RraA family protein, whose protein sequence is MTENPAVPTTALADFLGREQIMDIGIRPLWTPVPRVAGPAFTVQCPPGDNLMLHAAIHRAEPGSVIVVESGDLDYALAGGNVCAVAQRRGIAAFVLDGLIRDLGEVREMGFPVFARGIIPIPGGKKVVTPLNGAVRCGGVQVHAGDLVVADEEGVVVVPGARQEEVLRDARAKRAKEDAQSLDDWEAAHRARIDKSLAEHGFQG, encoded by the coding sequence ATGACCGAGAACCCCGCCGTCCCCACCACCGCGCTCGCCGACTTCCTCGGCCGCGAGCAGATCATGGACATCGGCATCCGTCCGCTGTGGACGCCCGTCCCGCGAGTGGCCGGACCGGCCTTCACCGTGCAGTGCCCGCCCGGCGACAACCTGATGCTGCACGCGGCGATCCACCGCGCCGAGCCCGGCTCCGTCATCGTCGTGGAGTCCGGCGACCTCGACTACGCGCTCGCCGGCGGCAACGTCTGCGCCGTCGCCCAGCGCCGCGGCATCGCCGCCTTCGTCCTCGACGGCCTGATCCGCGACCTCGGCGAGGTGCGCGAGATGGGCTTCCCGGTCTTCGCCCGCGGGATCATCCCGATCCCCGGCGGCAAGAAGGTCGTCACTCCGCTGAACGGCGCGGTGCGCTGCGGCGGTGTGCAGGTGCACGCCGGCGACCTCGTGGTGGCCGACGAGGAGGGCGTCGTGGTGGTCCCGGGCGCGCGCCAGGAGGAGGTGCTGCGCGACGCCCGCGCCAAGCGCGCGAAGGAGGACGCGCAGTCCCTGGACGACTGGGAGGCGGCCCACCGCGCCCGGATCGACAAGAGCCTGGCCGAGCACGGCTTCCAGGGCTAG
- a CDS encoding helix-turn-helix domain-containing protein, producing MAAVPSPVRQEIPARVWLDPAVRNSLARWDFGQLSKSVRESASLRQEDVAALTGVSQGYLSMLEAGSRRLTNIDKALDFLVGLGVPADLISLPRRLATTPQPTPVPSQDTGESGSAVLLDLGLPWTAGRMVAALHNAVLGESMDRRRFLTLSGTALTVHIHHWGIADPEPLNRAEKGGRITGELIAHLGGTVDQLRHMDASTGSGSLADLARAHLSLVEGMLRHASYDEATGRSLAAIAADTATQLGWFHFDAGRHAAAQQALLGALRAAHASGDPRLGAGALSYLAIQSYSDGDPRDAVGAMQAAREKVRAVNSPSLKAMLLTRQARGHARLSEREACLRALGAAAEFAAEGPSEEDPGWLYWINSGEIAGQAGSCHLDLGEPREAAVKFEAAHASLNPADRRTRALFEARAASAHLRSGESEAGFAAVESVLELAVGVQSPRLHDHLGRTADDLRSFGDGSTARELIERADLLLTQGS from the coding sequence GTGGCCGCGGTGCCCTCGCCCGTCCGGCAGGAGATCCCGGCGCGGGTCTGGCTGGACCCGGCGGTCCGGAACTCCCTCGCGCGCTGGGACTTCGGTCAACTCAGCAAGTCTGTAAGGGAGTCAGCCTCGCTGCGGCAGGAGGACGTGGCCGCGCTCACCGGCGTCAGCCAGGGTTACCTGTCGATGTTGGAGGCCGGCAGTCGCCGCCTGACCAACATCGACAAGGCGCTCGACTTCCTCGTCGGCCTCGGGGTTCCGGCGGACCTGATCAGCCTTCCCCGTCGGCTCGCGACAACTCCCCAGCCCACGCCGGTCCCGAGCCAGGACACCGGCGAATCGGGCAGTGCGGTCCTCCTGGACCTCGGCTTGCCCTGGACCGCGGGTCGTATGGTGGCCGCACTGCACAACGCGGTGTTAGGGGAGTCCATGGACCGCCGCCGATTTCTCACCCTGTCAGGTACGGCGCTGACCGTACACATCCACCACTGGGGCATCGCCGACCCGGAGCCGCTGAACCGGGCCGAGAAGGGCGGCCGGATCACCGGCGAGCTGATTGCGCACCTCGGGGGCACCGTCGACCAGCTGCGGCACATGGATGCCAGCACCGGCAGCGGGAGCCTCGCGGATCTTGCCCGTGCCCATCTCTCTCTCGTCGAAGGCATGTTGCGCCACGCGAGCTACGACGAAGCGACCGGCCGCTCACTTGCCGCCATCGCCGCCGACACTGCCACCCAGCTGGGGTGGTTCCACTTCGACGCCGGCCGTCACGCCGCCGCCCAACAGGCCCTCCTCGGCGCGCTGCGTGCGGCCCACGCCTCCGGCGATCCGCGGCTCGGCGCCGGAGCGCTCTCCTACCTGGCGATCCAGAGCTACTCCGACGGTGATCCCCGCGACGCGGTCGGCGCGATGCAGGCGGCGCGGGAGAAGGTCCGGGCCGTCAACTCGCCTTCGCTGAAGGCGATGCTCCTCACCAGACAGGCACGCGGCCACGCCAGGCTGAGCGAGCGGGAGGCGTGTCTGCGGGCGTTGGGTGCGGCCGCCGAGTTCGCTGCGGAGGGCCCGTCGGAGGAGGACCCCGGCTGGCTGTACTGGATCAACAGCGGGGAGATCGCGGGTCAGGCCGGCAGCTGCCACCTCGACCTGGGCGAGCCGCGAGAGGCTGCGGTGAAGTTCGAAGCGGCCCACGCTTCCCTGAACCCGGCGGATCGCCGGACCCGGGCCCTGTTCGAAGCGCGAGCGGCCTCGGCCCACCTGCGGAGCGGCGAGAGTGAGGCGGGATTCGCGGCTGTCGAGAGCGTGCTGGAGCTGGCGGTCGGCGTGCAGTCGCCCCGCCTGCACGATCACCTCGGCCGTACGGCCGACGACCTGCGATCCTTCGGCGACGGGTCGACTGCGCGTGAGTTGATCGAACGCGCCGACCTCCTGCTGACTCAAGGGAGCTGA
- a CDS encoding HAD family hydrolase, protein MPAGALVLWDIDRTLLYVGETDRRVYREAFARVVGRPVERLPARGTGVTMPLAVRQLLRENGVPEAEVETLAEHVIRLLPELLADRGAEMREEGRLMDGAVAALQAVHRSAGLVPTVLTGNLRANAAIKLRAFALSSYLDSSIGAFASDDSHRPALVAVAQRRAGLKHRTAFTRANTVIIGDSLEDTRTGLQGGARVIGVASGTTGVQELEDAGADAVLTDLTDTQLLLATIARLVD, encoded by the coding sequence ATGCCTGCCGGAGCGCTCGTCCTCTGGGACATCGACCGGACACTGCTCTACGTCGGCGAGACCGACCGGCGGGTCTACCGCGAGGCGTTCGCGCGGGTCGTCGGCCGCCCTGTCGAACGGCTGCCCGCCCGGGGCACCGGGGTGACGATGCCGCTGGCCGTGCGGCAACTGCTGCGCGAGAACGGTGTGCCCGAGGCGGAGGTCGAAACCTTGGCCGAGCATGTCATTCGGCTGCTGCCGGAGCTGCTGGCCGACCGCGGGGCGGAGATGCGCGAGGAGGGCCGGCTCATGGACGGGGCGGTCGCCGCTCTGCAAGCAGTGCACCGGAGTGCCGGGCTGGTCCCGACGGTGCTGACGGGGAACCTGCGGGCCAACGCCGCGATCAAGCTCCGGGCGTTCGCGCTGAGTTCGTACCTGGACAGCTCGATCGGTGCGTTCGCCTCGGACGATTCCCACCGGCCGGCGCTCGTCGCCGTGGCCCAGCGACGTGCGGGGCTGAAGCACCGGACGGCGTTCACCCGTGCCAATACGGTGATCATCGGCGATTCCCTGGAGGACACGCGAACCGGCCTTCAGGGTGGGGCGCGGGTGATCGGTGTCGCCTCCGGGACCACTGGTGTGCAGGAACTCGAAGACGCGGGGGCTGACGCGGTCTTGACGGATCTGACGGACACACAGCTTCTGCTCGCCACCATCGCGCGGTTGGTCGACTGA
- the pepN gene encoding aminopeptidase N has protein sequence MPTLLRTEATARARLLDVHSYRVDLDLTRGDRTFRSTAVIRFGCAEPGALSFVEVEPEALLRAELNGRPLDPATLVEGGRLPLPGLAAENELLVEADMAYSRTGEGLHRFTDPADGAAYVYASCGPDLAPKVFACFDQPDLKAPFTFTVTAPEDWTVIGNGAAGRLTDGRWEISPVGPISPYLVTVVGGPLHAVRTEHDGIPLGLYARRSLAAELEREAEELLEVTRASFDRLHELFTERYPFGGYDQVFVPEFNWGAMENPGCVVLRDELLFRSEPTDAQRMMRAMVVCHEMAHMWFGNLVTLAWWDDVWLNESFAEMLGHRVAAEATEYTGAWTLFASRRKGWGYDADQRPSTHPIAAAGADSAAEALASFDGISYAKGAAALRQLVHWLGDERFFAGINDYFAEHRWGNARLDDFLSALTSADGPDVPGWADQWLRTTGVDTLRIDVEAQDGVLVGATLVNEGSRPHRVRIGVYERQGEALVVRQQLDAEVGPGARTPLPELAGTARPALLLPNDGDLSWARIRLDEHSAATVAVSLSAVPDELARAVLWENARDRARSAELPADDYLRLVAAHLPAESTDSIVEGVLTFAVDHVVARYLAPAERPAALVLIGDTARLLLARPDASRGLRTASLRTVIATATGDEQLAELNGWLAGRDLPPGVAFDADQRWTALARLAAAGLADEERIAAELAADPTNTGEQGAARALAALPDDAAKERAWERLFTPGLLSNRQLVATAEGFWRSGSPATQQAYVQRYFEQVPSAGERGGAIAKGMGLALFPVGAADAATIRAGEECLARTDLAHHLRRFLADSLDDLRRAAAHRS, from the coding sequence ATGCCGACACTTCTTCGTACCGAAGCCACCGCCCGCGCCCGCCTGCTCGATGTGCACTCCTACCGCGTCGACCTGGACCTCACCCGGGGCGATCGGACCTTCCGCAGCACCGCCGTGATCCGGTTCGGCTGCGCGGAGCCCGGCGCGCTGTCCTTCGTGGAGGTCGAGCCCGAGGCGCTGCTGCGCGCCGAGCTGAACGGCCGCCCGCTGGACCCGGCCACCCTCGTCGAGGGCGGCCGGCTGCCGCTGCCCGGGCTGGCGGCCGAGAACGAGCTGCTGGTGGAGGCCGACATGGCCTACTCGCGCACGGGCGAGGGCCTGCACCGCTTCACCGACCCGGCCGACGGGGCGGCCTATGTGTACGCCTCGTGCGGCCCCGACCTCGCCCCGAAGGTCTTCGCCTGCTTCGACCAGCCGGACCTGAAGGCGCCGTTCACCTTCACCGTCACCGCGCCCGAGGACTGGACGGTGATCGGCAACGGTGCGGCGGGCCGGCTCACCGACGGCCGCTGGGAGATCTCGCCGGTCGGTCCGATCTCCCCGTACCTGGTCACCGTCGTCGGCGGTCCGCTGCACGCGGTGCGCACCGAGCACGACGGCATCCCGCTGGGCCTGTACGCCCGCCGCTCGCTCGCCGCCGAGCTGGAGCGCGAGGCCGAGGAGCTGTTGGAGGTCACCCGGGCCTCGTTCGACCGGCTGCACGAACTCTTCACCGAGCGCTACCCGTTCGGCGGCTACGACCAGGTGTTCGTGCCCGAGTTCAACTGGGGCGCGATGGAGAACCCGGGCTGCGTGGTGCTGCGGGACGAGCTGCTGTTCCGCTCCGAGCCCACCGACGCCCAGCGCATGATGCGCGCCATGGTGGTCTGCCACGAGATGGCCCACATGTGGTTCGGCAACCTGGTCACCCTGGCCTGGTGGGACGACGTGTGGCTGAACGAGTCGTTCGCCGAGATGCTCGGCCACCGGGTCGCGGCCGAGGCCACCGAGTACACCGGCGCCTGGACGCTGTTCGCCAGCCGCCGCAAGGGCTGGGGATACGACGCCGACCAGCGCCCCAGCACCCACCCGATCGCCGCCGCCGGGGCCGACTCCGCCGCCGAGGCGCTGGCCAGCTTCGACGGCATCTCGTACGCCAAGGGCGCCGCGGCGCTGCGCCAGCTGGTGCACTGGCTGGGCGACGAGCGGTTCTTCGCCGGCATCAACGACTACTTCGCCGAGCACCGCTGGGGCAACGCGCGGCTCGACGACTTCCTCTCCGCGCTGACCAGCGCCGACGGGCCGGACGTGCCCGGCTGGGCCGACCAGTGGCTGCGCACCACCGGCGTGGACACGCTGCGGATCGACGTCGAGGCGCAGGACGGCGTGCTCGTCGGCGCCACCCTGGTCAACGAGGGCAGCCGACCGCACCGGGTGCGGATCGGCGTCTACGAGCGGCAGGGGGAGGCGCTCGTGGTGCGGCAGCAGCTGGACGCCGAGGTCGGCCCGGGTGCCCGCACCCCGCTGCCCGAGCTGGCGGGCACCGCCCGACCGGCCCTGCTGCTGCCCAACGACGGCGACCTCAGCTGGGCGCGGATCCGGCTGGACGAGCACTCGGCGGCCACTGTCGCGGTCTCGTTGTCGGCCGTGCCGGACGAGTTGGCGCGCGCGGTGCTCTGGGAGAACGCCCGCGACCGGGCCCGCAGCGCCGAGCTGCCGGCCGACGACTACCTGCGGCTGGTCGCCGCCCACCTGCCGGCCGAGAGCACCGACAGCATCGTGGAAGGGGTGCTGACCTTCGCCGTCGACCACGTCGTCGCCCGCTACCTCGCCCCGGCCGAGCGGCCCGCCGCGCTGGTCCTGATCGGCGACACGGCGCGGCTCCTGCTCGCCCGGCCCGACGCGAGCCGGGGCCTGCGGACCGCCTCGCTGCGCACGGTGATCGCCACCGCCACCGGGGACGAGCAGCTCGCCGAGCTGAACGGCTGGCTGGCCGGGCGCGACCTGCCGCCGGGCGTGGCGTTCGACGCCGACCAGCGGTGGACCGCACTCGCCCGGCTGGCCGCGGCCGGCCTGGCGGACGAGGAGCGGATCGCGGCCGAGCTGGCCGCCGACCCCACCAACACCGGCGAGCAGGGGGCGGCGCGGGCGCTGGCCGCGCTCCCGGACGACGCGGCCAAGGAGCGCGCCTGGGAGCGGCTGTTCACCCCCGGCCTGCTCTCCAACCGCCAACTGGTGGCCACCGCCGAGGGCTTCTGGCGCTCCGGTTCGCCGGCCACCCAGCAGGCCTACGTGCAGCGGTACTTCGAGCAGGTGCCGAGCGCGGGCGAGCGCGGCGGTGCGATCGCCAAGGGCATGGGGCTCGCGCTGTTCCCGGTGGGCGCGGCCGATGCCGCCACGATCCGCGCGGGCGAGGAGTGCCTGGCCCGCACCGACCTCGCCCATCACCTGCGCCGCTTCCTGGCGGACAGCCTCGACGACCTGCGCCGGGCGGCGGCGCACCGCTCCTGA
- a CDS encoding ATP-grasp domain-containing protein — protein MPEHVLVMGTGREYPALVRAASPGADTTVLCRVEYVHKLRLAHENARVVAVREQAPDEEWIALAAAVHAYHPFTRIATVGERDQDRCAAVGAALGLPTHRPETVAMVHDKNLMRNRLDEAGVDTTAHTLATSEQDVRAFLRAHGGPVVVKPVAGAGSAGVALVHSEEEVAAAWQRATGDDAWIGSTESGVVVEEFLSGEQYSVEAFSEAGEHLVVSITRKYSDPVSFVELGHVAPAPLTEVAAKEVEGYVTRVLDALGVEFGATHTEVVLGPDGPRVIETHLRAGGDEIPELTLDVTGVDLADCVVRQTLGESVLPGIRATLAEPREPIASAIWFAALDGAGVLAEVSGSEAAEAVAGVSEVQLLARPGAVIAGLASSESRVAQVRATAATADAAVAAAQEGVGRLEFLLQSHARKSETV, from the coding sequence GTGCCCGAGCACGTCCTGGTCATGGGTACCGGGCGGGAGTACCCCGCCCTCGTCCGCGCGGCCAGCCCCGGCGCCGACACCACTGTGCTGTGCCGTGTCGAGTACGTCCACAAGCTGCGCCTGGCGCACGAGAACGCCCGGGTCGTCGCGGTGCGCGAACAGGCCCCGGACGAGGAGTGGATCGCGCTCGCCGCCGCGGTCCACGCGTACCACCCGTTCACCCGGATCGCCACGGTCGGCGAGCGCGACCAGGACCGCTGCGCGGCGGTCGGCGCGGCCCTGGGCCTGCCCACGCACCGGCCGGAGACGGTCGCGATGGTCCACGACAAGAACCTGATGCGCAACCGGCTCGACGAGGCCGGCGTCGACACCACGGCGCACACGCTGGCCACCAGTGAGCAGGACGTGCGGGCCTTCCTGCGCGCCCACGGCGGGCCGGTCGTGGTGAAGCCGGTCGCGGGTGCCGGCAGTGCCGGCGTCGCCCTGGTGCACTCCGAGGAGGAGGTCGCCGCGGCCTGGCAACGGGCCACCGGCGACGACGCCTGGATCGGCTCCACGGAGAGCGGCGTCGTCGTCGAGGAGTTCCTCAGCGGCGAGCAGTACAGCGTCGAGGCGTTCTCCGAGGCGGGCGAGCACCTGGTGGTGTCGATCACCCGCAAGTACTCCGACCCGGTGAGCTTCGTCGAGCTCGGTCACGTCGCACCGGCGCCGCTGACCGAGGTCGCGGCCAAGGAGGTCGAGGGGTACGTCACCCGGGTGCTCGACGCGCTCGGCGTCGAGTTCGGCGCCACCCACACCGAGGTCGTGCTCGGGCCGGACGGCCCGCGGGTGATCGAGACGCACCTGCGGGCCGGCGGCGACGAGATCCCGGAGCTGACCCTCGACGTCACCGGGGTCGACCTGGCCGACTGCGTGGTGCGCCAGACGCTCGGCGAGTCCGTGCTGCCCGGCATCCGCGCCACGCTGGCCGAGCCGCGCGAGCCGATCGCCTCCGCGATCTGGTTCGCGGCGCTCGACGGCGCCGGTGTCCTGGCCGAGGTGTCCGGGTCCGAGGCGGCCGAGGCGGTGGCCGGCGTCAGCGAGGTGCAGTTGCTCGCCCGGCCGGGCGCCGTGATCGCGGGCCTGGCCTCCTCGGAGTCCCGGGTCGCCCAGGTGCGCGCCACGGCGGCCACCGCGGACGCGGCCGTGGCGGCCGCGCAGGAGGGCGTCGGGCGGCTGGAGTTCCTGTTGCAGTCCCACGCACGAAAGAGCGAGACCGTCTGA
- a CDS encoding FxLD family lanthipeptide: MVQRISIETPIAVADEFDLDVSTIETADAASLQVLTDDGCGSTCGACTTGVH; this comes from the coding sequence ATGGTCCAGCGGATCAGCATCGAGACCCCGATTGCCGTCGCCGACGAGTTCGACCTCGACGTGAGCACCATCGAGACGGCCGACGCTGCCAGCCTCCAGGTGCTCACCGACGACGGCTGCGGCAGCACCTGCGGCGCGTGCACCACAGGCGTTCACTGA
- a CDS encoding MFS transporter, with the protein MAVRNRFLTTLDRILLPPGPGRLIALITGVMSLGQGIWVALNAIYAITVLHLSTDQFGLCLSVSAVIVLLCSTPLGHLADRVGPRTVQFWSFLAMTLLTAGMLLVHGFWPYLVVASGQNLAYRAGRSARKAMIAGLIPPKERIQVLAYARSSSNLGVSVGACLAGLTLAIGSRSAYQAAMALAACAFLTTALLTFKEHAVPPVPATAGPALGVLRDWSFLSFTVLDGLLSAQGVLLDVVLPLWVVQHTSAPRWMSATLLVVNTAFVVVAQTKAAKGTDTPTRAAAASFQGAGAVSAACLLFAVTGSTSLLPACALLVLGALTHAFGEVRQSAGSWSLAYALAPDHAQGQYQGTHAMGQDLGRMFAPALFTWLVIGHGGPGWIVLALGFALLGATMPALVARNPRLQALADETAADDAGTAADEATADGAPTAKATEPATA; encoded by the coding sequence ATGGCCGTAAGAAACCGCTTCCTCACCACGCTGGACCGCATCCTCCTCCCCCCGGGCCCCGGACGGCTCATCGCGCTGATCACGGGCGTGATGTCACTGGGCCAGGGCATCTGGGTGGCGCTCAACGCGATCTACGCCATCACGGTGCTGCACCTGTCGACCGATCAGTTCGGCCTGTGCCTGAGCGTGTCCGCGGTCATCGTGCTGCTGTGCAGCACCCCGCTCGGCCACCTCGCGGACCGGGTCGGCCCGCGGACCGTGCAGTTCTGGTCGTTCCTGGCGATGACGCTGCTGACGGCGGGGATGCTGCTGGTCCACGGCTTCTGGCCGTACCTGGTGGTCGCCTCCGGCCAGAACCTGGCCTACCGCGCCGGGCGCAGCGCCCGCAAGGCCATGATCGCGGGGCTCATCCCGCCCAAGGAGCGGATCCAGGTCCTCGCGTACGCGCGCTCCTCGAGCAACCTCGGCGTCTCGGTCGGTGCCTGCCTGGCCGGTCTGACGCTCGCCATCGGGTCGCGCTCCGCCTACCAGGCGGCGATGGCCCTCGCCGCGTGCGCGTTCCTGACCACCGCCCTGCTCACCTTCAAGGAGCACGCCGTCCCGCCGGTCCCGGCCACGGCCGGGCCGGCCCTCGGGGTGCTGCGCGACTGGTCGTTCCTCAGCTTCACCGTGCTGGACGGGCTGTTGAGCGCGCAGGGCGTCCTGCTGGACGTGGTGCTCCCGCTCTGGGTGGTGCAGCACACCAGCGCGCCGCGGTGGATGAGCGCGACGCTCCTGGTGGTCAACACGGCCTTCGTGGTCGTCGCGCAGACCAAGGCGGCCAAGGGCACCGACACGCCCACCCGCGCGGCGGCGGCCAGCTTCCAGGGGGCCGGCGCGGTGTCGGCCGCGTGCCTGCTGTTCGCGGTCACCGGTTCGACCTCGCTGCTGCCCGCCTGCGCCCTGCTGGTGCTCGGCGCGCTCACCCACGCCTTCGGCGAGGTGCGGCAGTCGGCGGGCAGTTGGAGCCTCGCCTACGCGCTGGCCCCGGACCACGCGCAGGGCCAGTACCAGGGCACCCACGCGATGGGCCAGGACCTCGGGCGGATGTTCGCGCCCGCGCTCTTCACCTGGCTGGTGATCGGCCACGGCGGCCCCGGGTGGATCGTGCTCGCGCTCGGGTTCGCCCTGCTCGGCGCGACCATGCCCGCCCTGGTCGCCCGCAACCCCCGCCTGCAGGCGCTGGCCGACGAGACCGCGGCCGACGACGCCGGCACCGCGGCCGACGAGGCCACGGCTGACGGAGCGCCGACCGCCAAGGCCACGGAGCCGGCCACGGCTTGA